The genomic DNA GAACAGACAAGTTGGCTTGGTCGATAAATTCGGGAACGCTGCAACTTTCACCGGTGAGAAATGCCTTCCTTGGGCAGGTGGAAAGACTGGCGAAAATTTTGCCTGTCAAGGAAACATTCTGGCCGGGCCAGAAGTGATTGAGAAGATGGCGAAAGCGTTCGAAGATTCGGAAGGTTCGCTAACCTGGAGGATCATGGGAGCTTTAGAGGCTGCCGATGAAGCTGGAGGAGATATTCGCGGTCGACAGTCCGCTGCCATTCTGGTTGTTAAAGAAGGTGCCGGATACGCAGGCTTCAACGACCGCATGATTGACTTCCGCGTTGATGATCACGAGACACCAATTCAGGAATTGGGACGTATTCTGTCGTTGAAGCTGGAACGTCCTGACTCTAAAAATAAAGACTCTGAAGACGATTCTGTTACAGAAAAGTCTGTTACAGAGAAAGCTGACACTAACAAAGCTGACACTAACAAAGCTGACACTAACAAAGCTGACACTAACAAAGCTGACACTGATAAAGCTGACACTGATAAAGCTGACACTGATAAAGCTGACACTGATAAAGCTGACACTGATAAAGCTGACGCTGATAAGGATTCAGAATGAGTGAGAGTCGAGCCACAGGCGCGACAGCTTGGTCGGTTTTGTTAGTGGTGCTCGGGCTGATATTCCCGCATAGGCTGCTCGCTCAGGACCCCGCTGATGATGCCGTCGAGAAATCAATCGCTCGGGCATTGGAATTCATCGCCAGCCAACAAACTGATCACGGTTCCTGGAGGACCGAATCCTGGGGCGATTCCTCAGCGATCACTTCTCTGGCAGTCATGTCTTACCTTGCTGCCGGTCATGTGCCCGGTGAAGGGATTTACGGTGAGCGAATCAATCGTGGTGTTCGCTGGGTTGTCGATCAACAACAACCGGACGGGATGTTGATCTCAAAGAAATCCAGCCACGGCCCGATGTACAATCATGGAATCTGCGCGTTAATGCTTGGTGAAGTTGCCGGCATGATGGATGGTGCCGATGCGATGGTTGTTCGACGTTCGCTGGAAGATGCAATTCGCCTGATTTTAGAGTCACAGGCACTCTCGAAAAACAATCGCCATCAAGGGGGATGGAGATACCAGACGAACAGCCGCGACAGTGATTTAAGTGTGACCGGCTGGCAGGTCATGGCGTTACGTGCTGCGAAGGATATCGGTTGTGATGTCCCTGCAGAGGCCATTGATGCAGCGGTTCAATATGTGAAAAACTGCTCCGCAAGGGAGAACGAGGGCTTCTCTTATCAGCCTGGAAATGCTCCGACATCAACATTGACCGGGATCGGTATCACCTGTCTGGAAGTCTGTGGAGCTCATCAAACTCCTGAAGCAATCGGGGGAGCAAAGTGGTTGCTTGAACATCCTCTTCACCAACGGTCCAGCTACTTTTACTACGGCGTTTACTATACTGGCGTTGGGATGTTTAAGATGGGTGGGAACATCGCTAAAGAAAATCATAAGCACCTGGCGGGGCTTCTTCTTCCACTTCAGGATGACGATGGAGGATGGACTCCAATTCATGGGAGCGAGCGTCAGGCGGGACGAATTTACGCCACTGCCGCAGCTGTTTTGGCGCTCACTGTGGAATACCGGTATCTCCCGATTTATCAGCGGTGAATCGATCTCTGTTCGGCCTCGATCACCCGGCCTCGACCATCCCGTTTACAATTGAATTGTTGTGACCCCTTTCGGAAGGTCGAAACAGAGAGTTGCTGTTTCAGGTGTCTGAAAAATGTGACCGGCTTTCAATTGTGTTTTCGACTGCACTCGTTTC from Thalassoglobus polymorphus includes the following:
- a CDS encoding DUF1028 domain-containing protein; translation: MNDQENKQEVVSTFSIVAYDPATKEWGIGVASKFLAVGHVVPWAKAEQGAIATQSFANTTYGPEGLRLLNDGASASEVLKQLTDADPMRANRQVGLVDKFGNAATFTGEKCLPWAGGKTGENFACQGNILAGPEVIEKMAKAFEDSEGSLTWRIMGALEAADEAGGDIRGRQSAAILVVKEGAGYAGFNDRMIDFRVDDHETPIQELGRILSLKLERPDSKNKDSEDDSVTEKSVTEKADTNKADTNKADTNKADTNKADTDKADTDKADTDKADTDKADTDKADADKDSE
- a CDS encoding prenyltransferase/squalene oxidase repeat-containing protein, with protein sequence MSESRATGATAWSVLLVVLGLIFPHRLLAQDPADDAVEKSIARALEFIASQQTDHGSWRTESWGDSSAITSLAVMSYLAAGHVPGEGIYGERINRGVRWVVDQQQPDGMLISKKSSHGPMYNHGICALMLGEVAGMMDGADAMVVRRSLEDAIRLILESQALSKNNRHQGGWRYQTNSRDSDLSVTGWQVMALRAAKDIGCDVPAEAIDAAVQYVKNCSARENEGFSYQPGNAPTSTLTGIGITCLEVCGAHQTPEAIGGAKWLLEHPLHQRSSYFYYGVYYTGVGMFKMGGNIAKENHKHLAGLLLPLQDDDGGWTPIHGSERQAGRIYATAAAVLALTVEYRYLPIYQR